One part of the Athene noctua chromosome Z, bAthNoc1.hap1.1, whole genome shotgun sequence genome encodes these proteins:
- the PLAA gene encoding phospholipase A-2-activating protein isoform X2, with product MAGEGGAYRLRCSLVGHGQDVRGLTRGLFPQGGFVSVSRDRTARLWAPDGLNRGFTEMHCMSGHSNFVSCVCIIPPSDLYPRGLIATGGNDHNICIFTVDNPAPLYILKGHKNTVCSLSSGKFGTLLSGSWDATAKVWLNDRCMMTLQGHTAAIWAVKILPEQGLMLTGSADKTIKLWKAGRCGRTFTGHEDCVRGLAILSETEFLSCANDASVRRWQISGECLQVYYGHTNYIYSISVFPQCKDFVTTGEDRSLRIWKQGECAQTIRLPAQSVWCCCVLDNGDIVVGASDGIIRVFTESLERTASAEEIQAFENELSQASIDPKTGDLGDINADDLPGREHLKDPGTRDGQTRLIKDNGKIEAYQWSVSEGRWIKIGDVVGSSGATPQTSGKVLFEGKEYDYVFTVDVNESGPSYKLPYNITDDPWLTAYNFLQKNDLNPMFLDQVAKFIMDNTKGQTLSTSAQFSDPFTGAGRYVPGSSSGSSTVPAADPFTGTGAYQSAAAKVENIYFPKKDAVTFDQANPMQILGKLKELNGSAAEEHKLTEDDLITLEKLLSATCNTSAETPTAQQLQTLWRAVNWPEDIVFPALDILRLSVRHPTVNENFCSEKDHVQLIILLLKFLNPKGKEANQLLALRALCNCFVSQAGQKLMMEQRDEIMTQAIEMKFGSNKNIHIALATLMLNYAVCLHKVNNIEGKAQCLSIISTVMEVVKDLEAIFRLLVALGTLISDDTNAVQLAKSLGVDSHIKKYASVSEPAKVKECCRFVLNLL from the exons ATGGCGGGCGAGGGCGGCGCGTACCGGCTTCGCTGCTCCCTAGTGGGGCACGGGCAGGACGTGCGGGGCCTGACCCGCGGCCTCTTCCCCCAGGGCGGTTTCGTGTCCGTCTCCCGGGACCGAACTGCGCGGCTCTGGGCTCCTGACGG TCTTAACAGGGGTTTTACTGAAATGCACTGTATGAGTGGCCACTCAAATTTTGTATCTTGTGTGTGCATCATACCTCCAAGTGACCTCTATCCTCGTGGGCTGATTGCAACTGGTGGCAATGATCAtaatatttgcattttcacaGTTGATAACCCAGCTCCTCTTTACATCCTTAAGGGTCATAAGAACACAG TTTGCAGCCTTTCATCTGGGAAATTTGGCACGTTATTAAGTGGATCGTGGGATGCAACAGCCAAGGTCTGGTTGAATGACAGATGTATGATGACACTGCAG GGTCACACAGCTGCAATATGGGCAGTGAAAATATTGCCTGAACAGGGATTAATGTTGACTGGTTCAGCTGACAAAACTATTAAACTCTGGAAGGCAGGCAGATGTGGGAGAACATTCACTG GACATGAAGATTGTGTGAGAGGTTTAGCTATTCTCAGTGAAACGGAATTCCTTTCCTGTGCTAATGATGCTAGTGTTCGAAGATGGCAGATCTCTGGCGAGTGTCTGCAGGTGTATTATGGGCATACAAATTACATATACAGCATCTCTGTCTTCCCTCAGTGTAAAG attttgTAACTACTGGAGAGGACAGATCTCTTAGAATCTGGAAACAAGGGGAATGTGCTCAAACAATCAGACTCCCAGCTCAGTCTGTATGGTGCTGCTGTGTGTTAGACAATGGTGACATCGTAGTTGGTGCAAG TGATGGAATTATAAGAGTGTTTACAGAGTCTTTGGAACGTACAGCAAGTGCTGAGGAGATTCAAGCTTTTGAAAATGAGCTTTCCCAAGCATCCATTGACCCTAAAACTGGTGATTTAGGAGATATTAATGCTGATGACCTTCCTGGAAGAGAACATCTTAAGGATCCTG GAACAAGAGATGGACAGACACGGCTTATTAAAGATAATGGGAAAATAGAAGCATATCAGTGGAGTGTTAGTGAAGGAAGATGGATAAAGATCGGTGATGTTGTTGGTTCTTCTGGAGCCACACCACAAACATCTGGAAAAGTTTTATTTGAAGGAAAG GAGTATGACTATGTTTTCACTGTTGATGTAAATGAAAGTGGGCCTTCCTACAAACTGCCATATAACATCACTGATGATCCTTGGCTGACTGCATACAACTTCCTGCAAAAGAATGATCTAAATCCTATGTTTTTAGATCAGGTGGCCAAGTTTATTATGGACAACACTAAGGGGCAAACACTGAGTACAAGCGCTCAATTTTCAGATCCATTTACAG GTGCTGGGCGTTATGTTCCAGGCTCTTCATCTGGATCAAGTACAGTACCTGCAGCAGATCCATTTACAG GAACGGGAGCCTACCAGTCAGCTGCAGCTAaagttgaaaatatttattttccgaAGAAGGATGCTGTTACATTTGACCAGGCCAATCCTATGCAGATACTGG GCAAATTAAAGGAACTTAATGGCAGTGCAGCTGAAGAACATAAGCTTACAGAAGATGACTTGATAACCCTAGAAAAGTTATTGTCTGCAACATGCAACACTTCTGCAGAAACACCTACAGCACAGCAACTTCAGACTTTATGGAGAGCAGTtaactggccagaag aTATTGTCTTTCCAGCCCTAGACATTCTTCGGTTGTCTGTCAGGCATCCCACCGTGAATGAGAACTTCTGCAGTGAAAAGGATCACGTGCAACTTATCATCCTTCTCCTTAAATTTCTGAACCCTAAAGGAAAGGAAGCAAACCAGCTGTTGGCACTTAGAGCTCTTTGCAATTGTTTTGTCAGCCAGGCAGGCCAGAAGCTCATGATGGAACAGAGGGATGAAATAATGACGCAAGCAATAGAAATGAAATTTGGCAGTAATAAGAACATCCACATTGCGCTTGCCACGCTGATGTTGAACTATGCTGTATGTTTGCATAAAGTCAACAACATTGAGGGCAAAGCTCAATGTTTATCAATAATCAGCACAGTTATGGAAGTTGTTAAAGATCTTGAAGCCATTTTTAGACTGCTTGTGGCCCTTGGGACGCTAATCAGTGATGATACAAATGCTGTGCAGTTAGCTAAGTCTCTTGGAGTTGACTCTCACATAAAAAAGTACGCCTCTGTATCTGAACCGGCTAAAGTAAAGGAATGCTGTAGGTTTGTTCTTAATCTGCTgtaa
- the PLAA gene encoding phospholipase A-2-activating protein isoform X1: protein MAGEGGAYRLRCSLVGHGQDVRGLTRGLFPQGGFVSVSRDRTARLWAPDGLNRGFTEMHCMSGHSNFVSCVCIIPPSDLYPRGLIATGGNDHNICIFTVDNPAPLYILKGHKNTVCSLSSGKFGTLLSGSWDATAKVWLNDRCMMTLQGHTAAIWAVKILPEQGLMLTGSADKTIKLWKAGRCGRTFTGHEDCVRGLAILSETEFLSCANDASVRRWQISGECLQVYYGHTNYIYSISVFPQCKDFVTTGEDRSLRIWKQGECAQTIRLPAQSVWCCCVLDNGDIVVGASDGIIRVFTESLERTASAEEIQAFENELSQASIDPKTGDLGDINADDLPGREHLKDPGTRDGQTRLIKDNGKIEAYQWSVSEGRWIKIGDVVGSSGATPQTSGKVLFEGKEYDYVFTVDVNESGPSYKLPYNITDDPWLTAYNFLQKNDLNPMFLDQVAKFIMDNTKGQTLSTSAQFSDPFTGAGRYVPGSSSGSSTVPAADPFTGAGRYVPGSASNAVAPVGGVDPYTGTGAYQSAAAKVENIYFPKKDAVTFDQANPMQILGKLKELNGSAAEEHKLTEDDLITLEKLLSATCNTSAETPTAQQLQTLWRAVNWPEDIVFPALDILRLSVRHPTVNENFCSEKDHVQLIILLLKFLNPKGKEANQLLALRALCNCFVSQAGQKLMMEQRDEIMTQAIEMKFGSNKNIHIALATLMLNYAVCLHKVNNIEGKAQCLSIISTVMEVVKDLEAIFRLLVALGTLISDDTNAVQLAKSLGVDSHIKKYASVSEPAKVKECCRFVLNLL from the exons ATGGCGGGCGAGGGCGGCGCGTACCGGCTTCGCTGCTCCCTAGTGGGGCACGGGCAGGACGTGCGGGGCCTGACCCGCGGCCTCTTCCCCCAGGGCGGTTTCGTGTCCGTCTCCCGGGACCGAACTGCGCGGCTCTGGGCTCCTGACGG TCTTAACAGGGGTTTTACTGAAATGCACTGTATGAGTGGCCACTCAAATTTTGTATCTTGTGTGTGCATCATACCTCCAAGTGACCTCTATCCTCGTGGGCTGATTGCAACTGGTGGCAATGATCAtaatatttgcattttcacaGTTGATAACCCAGCTCCTCTTTACATCCTTAAGGGTCATAAGAACACAG TTTGCAGCCTTTCATCTGGGAAATTTGGCACGTTATTAAGTGGATCGTGGGATGCAACAGCCAAGGTCTGGTTGAATGACAGATGTATGATGACACTGCAG GGTCACACAGCTGCAATATGGGCAGTGAAAATATTGCCTGAACAGGGATTAATGTTGACTGGTTCAGCTGACAAAACTATTAAACTCTGGAAGGCAGGCAGATGTGGGAGAACATTCACTG GACATGAAGATTGTGTGAGAGGTTTAGCTATTCTCAGTGAAACGGAATTCCTTTCCTGTGCTAATGATGCTAGTGTTCGAAGATGGCAGATCTCTGGCGAGTGTCTGCAGGTGTATTATGGGCATACAAATTACATATACAGCATCTCTGTCTTCCCTCAGTGTAAAG attttgTAACTACTGGAGAGGACAGATCTCTTAGAATCTGGAAACAAGGGGAATGTGCTCAAACAATCAGACTCCCAGCTCAGTCTGTATGGTGCTGCTGTGTGTTAGACAATGGTGACATCGTAGTTGGTGCAAG TGATGGAATTATAAGAGTGTTTACAGAGTCTTTGGAACGTACAGCAAGTGCTGAGGAGATTCAAGCTTTTGAAAATGAGCTTTCCCAAGCATCCATTGACCCTAAAACTGGTGATTTAGGAGATATTAATGCTGATGACCTTCCTGGAAGAGAACATCTTAAGGATCCTG GAACAAGAGATGGACAGACACGGCTTATTAAAGATAATGGGAAAATAGAAGCATATCAGTGGAGTGTTAGTGAAGGAAGATGGATAAAGATCGGTGATGTTGTTGGTTCTTCTGGAGCCACACCACAAACATCTGGAAAAGTTTTATTTGAAGGAAAG GAGTATGACTATGTTTTCACTGTTGATGTAAATGAAAGTGGGCCTTCCTACAAACTGCCATATAACATCACTGATGATCCTTGGCTGACTGCATACAACTTCCTGCAAAAGAATGATCTAAATCCTATGTTTTTAGATCAGGTGGCCAAGTTTATTATGGACAACACTAAGGGGCAAACACTGAGTACAAGCGCTCAATTTTCAGATCCATTTACAG GTGCTGGGCGTTATGTTCCAGGCTCTTCATCTGGATCAAGTACAGTACCTGCAGCAGATCCATTTACAG GTGCTGGTCGTTATGTTCCTGGTTCAGCATCAAATGCAGTAGCTCCAGTAGGTGGGGTTGATCCATATACAG GAACGGGAGCCTACCAGTCAGCTGCAGCTAaagttgaaaatatttattttccgaAGAAGGATGCTGTTACATTTGACCAGGCCAATCCTATGCAGATACTGG GCAAATTAAAGGAACTTAATGGCAGTGCAGCTGAAGAACATAAGCTTACAGAAGATGACTTGATAACCCTAGAAAAGTTATTGTCTGCAACATGCAACACTTCTGCAGAAACACCTACAGCACAGCAACTTCAGACTTTATGGAGAGCAGTtaactggccagaag aTATTGTCTTTCCAGCCCTAGACATTCTTCGGTTGTCTGTCAGGCATCCCACCGTGAATGAGAACTTCTGCAGTGAAAAGGATCACGTGCAACTTATCATCCTTCTCCTTAAATTTCTGAACCCTAAAGGAAAGGAAGCAAACCAGCTGTTGGCACTTAGAGCTCTTTGCAATTGTTTTGTCAGCCAGGCAGGCCAGAAGCTCATGATGGAACAGAGGGATGAAATAATGACGCAAGCAATAGAAATGAAATTTGGCAGTAATAAGAACATCCACATTGCGCTTGCCACGCTGATGTTGAACTATGCTGTATGTTTGCATAAAGTCAACAACATTGAGGGCAAAGCTCAATGTTTATCAATAATCAGCACAGTTATGGAAGTTGTTAAAGATCTTGAAGCCATTTTTAGACTGCTTGTGGCCCTTGGGACGCTAATCAGTGATGATACAAATGCTGTGCAGTTAGCTAAGTCTCTTGGAGTTGACTCTCACATAAAAAAGTACGCCTCTGTATCTGAACCGGCTAAAGTAAAGGAATGCTGTAGGTTTGTTCTTAATCTGCTgtaa